In Fusarium oxysporum f. sp. lycopersici 4287 supercont2.34 genomic scaffold, whole genome shotgun sequence, the following proteins share a genomic window:
- a CDS encoding uncharacterized protein (At least one base has a quality score < 10) has translation MNDFNHSIISWLEGVPTDFSCTGAHLTPKEHPNSKKRPYFDSDRPLSPPPSQDHTQDIFPGTDLALEMQPSTPSNKRRKLGGVPILAAHAVDVNNDDNNDDEANEETPRQDGPRSVNDSNNSSRQSSHASNHSSPSKIFSSLSLNPDGLEEKQLDLLDPRIPDTLALLSNEMDDIGTGDRVIPEYLESEISDLQKSTPAYGSFKPRVFDKPTGEGLPLKRYLPHLHHELRLAEVMQLVGDAKDCNDMEDDEAGWNNLVHTPLLKAAFYGKTPRGRQLDGFRPCTSAGILPAYRMKASQGKKVDYVFHLDPEKDDNQPQTMEAIKEIRGVLTDSSINHTSYAPLRPLPISVSIETKRGGASARKAQLQMGVWHAAQWRHLYKLAGDDLQKLPFIPGILVHGHEWIFVASTYHNGKTTLWTSGSFGSTLRLLSTFQVIAGIQRLRTWALEVFWPWYVTLMDAFASYASHSYH, from the exons ATGAACGACTTCAATCATAGCATTATTTCTTGGCTTGAAGGCGTACCTACTGACTTCTCATGTACTGGTGCGCACCTTACGCCTAAAGAGCATCCTAACAGTAAAAAGCGGCCTTATTTTGACTCAGATCGTCCTCTTTCGCCGCCACCCTCACAGGATCATACCCAAGACATCTTCCCCGGGACTGACTTGGCGCTGGAAATGCAGCCTTCTACGCCATCGAATAAGAGACGGAAGCTTGGGGGCGTTCCCATACTAGCTGCACATGCAGTTGACGTTAACAACGACGACAACAACGACGACGAGGCGAACGAGGAGACGCCAAGACAAGACGGTCCGCGATCTGTAAATGATTCCAACAATTCTTCGCGTCAAAGCAGTCATGCATCAAACCACTCGTCTCCTAGTAAAATATTCTCATCTCTTTCGCTCAATCCTGATGGACTCGAGGAGAAACAACTTGATTTATTGGATCCAAGGATCCCTGACACTTTGGCACTACTTTCTAATGAAATGGACGATATCGGAACTGGAGACCGTGTTATCCCCGAGTATCTTGAG TCCGAGATATCTGACCTCCAGAAGTCAACCCCAGCTTATGGTTCTTTTAAACCTAGAGTGTTTGATAAGCCTACGGGAGAAGGCTTGCCTCTGAAGAGGTACCTCCCACATTTGCATCATGAACTTAGACTTGCCGAGGTAATGCAGCTTGTGGGCGATGCCAAGGATTGCAATGATatggaagacgatgaagctGGTTGGAATAACCTCGTTCACACGCCCCTACTCAAAGCCGCCTTCTACGGAAAAACTCCTCGTGGCCGCCAACTCGATGGGTTTCGACCATG CACTAGCGCTGGCATACTCCCTGCCTATCGGATGAAAGCCTCACAAGGCAAAAAGGTCGATTATGTTTTCCATCTTGATCCGGAGAAAGATGACAATCAGCCTCAGACCATGGAAGCAATCAAAGAGATCCGGGGAGTTCTCACTGACTCCTCCATCAATCATACCAGTTATGCGCCCCTGCGGCCTCTTCCCATATCAGTTAGTATTGAAACCAAACGAGGCGGAGCGTCTGCGCGCAAGGCGCAGCTTCAAATGGGAGTATGGCATGCGGCCCAGTGGAGGCATCTATATAAACTCGCTGGCGACGACTTGCAAAAGTTACCCTTTATTCCTGGGATACTTGTCCACGGACACGAATGGATATTCGTTGCCTCGACCTATCACAATGGCAAGACG ACTCTATGGACCAGCGGCTCTTTTGGCTCCACGTTGAGATTGCTTTCAACGTTTCAGGTTATTGCTGGTATTCAACGATTGAGAACTTGGGCTCTTGAAGTCTTTTGGCCTTGGTACGTGAC ACTCATGGACGCTTTTGCGTCATACGCATCTCACTCTTATCActaa
- a CDS encoding uncharacterized protein (At least one base has a quality score < 10), translated as METPELHMGSSPHSRAGVINPNETTPWLRHTRWPDLFRNRSLEVISTTAQQPDFVQGQDYLLGKWKESSVESSAEAEAQLRILLHGVDIMFNCVMATMARTSYTSRCWLNTYSRNDFWPHPFRAVLCLKRYISVWKRLICFVFRVLGFKERQRQQLYNFKLGLKEEKMMHYILFLASQLPSREQGHSRRQPVEDDVLSQASSDESDGETDFEEDASIGIDDSSQYQSEFLLPSRPWLELSEALFQLSMMFWTHQDPAGDMSSSVIIYYTAVMGIQRRSMSYYPAHNSTGGLAALMWVGRALFLEYALPLYSYTTLAYHWSSRDQYHSQPERLEAIRQRYLVRGCYTPFGELIELKAFAKSIVRLEGMPGNLSWAPDGRSFVVGNDKEVKLSDFCKTYHKAIALVEEQVEEMMLGLEPNFNVDVVRDDLNCRKAGWSFLQKPENKLSDAREMLINKLRTSQFRGKPFATASHWCPDTCLAYLNLGLDLNKSAFAALQISGGLPGRGSEVTSIRCVNTELTMRNVFFYGGRMIIVINYNKARASNNYSFYIVRYLPANLSLSLLKYLAMIRPTIDFLSTALKMPHYKCNEFLFQDPSGRQKHLSSAQASGILKYLTRDLVTPWTLFLYRQASLAISKRYISKLVEKRNYYYPTSADDPIRMFAAGAGHHPRMLLTAYAIDKALPSRLQPELLEMYYRLSTMWQDWNVQYYRDNCQAQDKEPCKSLNVTLHTWKRASSPESPERAPKRVKTALGGENTNDLSDGFLYNCQYQILICITCGSMVQPGTRPLYSHLNTIHQITGAACKTLIERFSQYELCRFSQLCIPNQKVAQIQGLPVYKGFRCNICPYTAGPSRFTTSSDKIRDHISSHKIGMTPMRAEELRKFESCYMQTFCSAKGRIRYFEIDPI; from the coding sequence ATGGAAACGCCAGAATTACATATGGGGAGCAGTCCCCATAGCCGTGCCGGAGTTATCAACCCCAACGAGACGACACCATGGCTCCGACATACACGCTGGCCTGACCTATTCCGTAATCGATCACTCGAAGTTATCAGCACAACAGCACAACAGCCCGACTTCgtccaaggccaagattATCTACTTGGCAAATGGAAGGAAAGTTCGGTCGAAAGCTCTGCTGAGGCCGAAGCTCAGCTACGCATCTTACTACACGGTGTTGATATCATGTTCAATTGTGTGATGGCTACAATGGCCCGCACGTCATACACATCTCGCTGCTGGCTCAATACGTATTCGAGAAATGACTTTTGGCCACATCCATTCCGAGCTGTGTTGTGCttaaaaagatatatttcCGTCTGGAAGCGATTAATATGCTTCGTCTTTCGGGTTTTGGGATTCAAGGAACGACAGCGTCAACAGCTCTACAATTTCAAACTGGGactgaaagaagaaaagatgatGCATTACATCTTATTTCTTGCGAGTCAACTTCCGAGTCGTGAGCAAGGCCACTCCCGCAGGCAACCTGTTGAGGACGATGTATTAAGTCAAGCAAGCAGTGATGAGAGCGATGGGGAGACAGATTTTGAAGAAGACGCGAGCATTGGAATAGATGATAGCTCACAGTATCAGTCCGAATTCCTCTTACCATCCAGGCCTTGGCTGGAGTTATCAGAAGCTTTGTTCCAGCTCTCAATGATGTTCTGGACACATCAGGACCCCGCTGGAGACATGTCGTCTTCtgttattatatattatactgCTGTTATGGGGATTCAAAGACGGTCCATGTCTTATTACCCAGCTCACAACTCTACAGGCGGGCTAGCGGCACTTATGTGGGTTGGACGTGCACTCTTTTTGGAGTATGCTCTTCCTCTATATAGCTACACTACCCTTGCGTACCACTGGTCATCCCGAGATCAATACCACTCCCAACCAGAGCGGCTCGAAGCAATCCGTCAAAGATATCTTGTACGAGGCTGCTACACACCTTTCGGAGAACTCATTGAACTGAAGGCGTTTGCCAAGTCTATTGTGAGACTGGAGGGCATGCCCGGTAACCTCTCCTGGGCTCCTGATGGCCGGTCGTTTGTGGTGGGCAATGACAAAGAAGTAAAACTCTCCGACTTCTGCAAAACTTACCATAAGGCCATAGCACTGGTCGAGGAGCAGGTCGAAGAAATGATGCTGGGCTTAGAGCCGAATTTCAATGTTGATGTCGTCAGGGATGATCTGAATTGTCGAAAGGCCGGCTGGTCTTTCTTACAAAAGCCTGAGAACAAGCTATCAGATGCACGGGAGATGCTGATAAACAAGCTTCGCACGTCTCAATTCCGTGGCAAACCCTTTGCAACTGCATCTCATTGGTGTCCAGACACATGTCTAGCATACTTGAATCTTGGCCTCGATCTCAACAAATCGGCTTTCGCTGCGTTACAGATATCAGGCGGGTTGCCAGGCCGTGGCAGTGAAGTAACTAGCATTCGTTGCGTCAATACCGAGCTTACTATGCGCAATGTTTTTTTCTACGGGGGAAGGATGATAATCGTGATAAATTACAACAAGGCAAGAGCATCGAACAACTATTCTTTTTACATTGTTCGATATCTTCCGGCAAATCTCAGTCTAAGCTTATTGAAGTATCTTGCTATGATCCGGCCTACGATTGATTTCTTGTCAACGGCCTTGAAGATGCCTCATTACAAATGTAATGAGTTTCTCTTTCAAGATCCCTCCGGGAGGCAAAAGCATTTAAGCTCGGCTCAGGCTTCGGGCATTCTCAAATACTTGACTCGAGATCTCGTCACACCATGGACCCTCTTCTTATATAGGCAAGCATCCCTGGCAATTTCGAAGCGGTATATCAGCAAGCTCGTGGAAAAAAGAAACTATTACTACCCAACCAGCGCGGACGATCCGATACGGATGTTCGCGGCAGGAGCTGGCCATCACCCTCGAATGCTGTTAACAGCTTATGCTATCGATAAGGCTCTACCATCTCGGCTGCAACCGGAGCTTCTCGAAATGTACTATCGCCTTTCCACAATGTGGCAGGACTGGAATGTCCAATATTACCGTGATAATTGCCAAGCTCAGGATAAGGAACCCTGCAAGTCTCTCAATGTCACACTGCATACGTGGAAGAGAGCCTCAAGCCCTGAGAGTCCTGAAAGAGCTCCTAAGAGGGTCAAGACAGCTTTGGGTGGTGAAAATACAAACGATCTCTCCGATGGGTTTCTCTACAACTGCCAGTACCAGATTCTAATATGCATCACATGCGGTTCGATGGTTCAGCCAGGGACCAGGCCGTTATACAGCCACTTGAACACTATCCACCAGATCACAGGCGCAGCCTGCAAGACATTGATAGAAAGGTTCAGCCAGTATGAGCTTTGTCGCTTTTCTCAATTGTGCATACCGAACCAAAAGGTTGCCCAGATTCAAGGTTTACCAGTATATAAAGGGTTTCGGTGTAATATTTGTCCTTATACGGCAGGACCTTCACGATTCACAACATCTTCGGACAAGATTAGGGATCATATATCAAGCCATAAGATAGGAATGACGCCAATGCGAGCGGAAGAGTTGCGGAAATTCGAGTCCTGTTATATGCAGACCTTCTGCTCCGCCAAAGGAAGAATTAGATATTTCGAGATTGACCCCATCTAA